The nucleotide sequence GTCAGTTCCTGCTGCCCTGCCTGCTTCTCCTCTCCTGTACAGTCAGGCCATGTTTCGCGCTGTGCAGCATTTTCAGCAGCGCTATAATCTGGAGCAGGATGGTGTCATCGGCAAGATGACCTTAGAGGCGTTGAATTTGCCGGTTAAGGATCATATCCAGAAGATTATTCTCAATATGGAACGCTGGCGCTGGCTGCCCCATCAACTTGAGGGACGGCGTATTCTGGTAAATATCGCAGGGTTTCGTCTTGTTGGCATGAATGACCGCACGGTTGAGATCACCATGCCGGTGATTGTTGGTAAGGTACAGCATAAGACCCCGATTTTTAATCATGTGATGACCTATATTGAGGTAAATCCTTATTGGAATATCCCTCCTTCCATTGCCCGTAATGAAATAGTCGCTAAGGTCCTGGAAAATCCCTTTTATCTGCGAGAGCAGCGTATTCGTATCTTTGCTGACTGGCAGGAGGGGGCATCAGAGGTTATGCCGGAAAGTATTGACTGGGCAAGTATAGGGCGTGGAATCAACCAGTTTCATCTCCGGCAGGAGCCTGGCCCTGGGAACGCCCTGGGCACGATTAAATTTATGTTCCCCAATAATAATAATGTGTACATGCATGATACCCCGACGCATAGTCTGTTTAAACGGGCCAAGCGCGCCTTTAGTCATGGATGTATCCGCTTGAGTCGCCCGTTGGATTTCGCCGACTATATTCTCAAGAACGATTACCAGATGGTTTCCCGAGAACAGCTGAAAGCGCAGATTACCAGCAAAGAACGAAAGGTGTTTGTCTTGAATCAACCCCTGCCTGTACATCTTATTTATCGGACATCCCGGGTTGATCGTAAGACAGGAACAGCGTATTTCTATGATGATATCTACGGTCGAGATGCCCGGTTAGCAGAGGCCTTATTCCCTGATCAGGAGATTAAATGTAGGTTTTCTTATTAAAGCGCAGGAGCTGGTAAGGGGAACTCAGGATTTGCCAGCAACATCTTTTTGTTGATTTTTCCGCTGCCTATTTTGGGGAGGGCCTCGACCAGCTGGATCTCTCTGGGCACCATATAGGAGGCCAAGCGCTGGCGACAGTAGCTCTCCAGCTCCTCCATATCAAGTACGGTGTTTTCTTCTGGGGTAATGAAGGCCTTGGGCACGCATCCTCGTCTTTTCTCTGTGACCCCAATGACTGCCACCTCTTTGACCGCTGGATGCTGTTGCAGCACGAGCTCGACTTGCAAGGGATAGACCTTGAGTCCTGCCACCTTGATCATCCCGTTTTTGCGCTCAATAAAACGGAAAAAACCTTCTTCGTCTTTTTGAGCAAGATCACCGCTGTAGTACCAACCCTCTCTGCCTGGAAATTCCGTGCTGTTATGATACCCTGAGAAGACTGCCGGACCGGAAAAGATCAGCTCGCCGGTTTCTCCAGCAGCTATTTCCTTCCCTTCCTCGTCAACAAGCCTGACCTGATAATAGGGGCAGGGTTTGCCCATAGAGCCATCTGTTCGATATTGATCAGGTGTATTGGCCAGCGCAATCCCAGTGGTCTCTGTACTTCCCCATACCGATAGAATGGGAATGCCAAAGGCATTAAGGAAATTATTATGGATTTCCTGATCCGTAACCATGCCTCCGCTTTCTGCAATGCGCAGGCAGGGAAAGGTGAGTTTCTTACAGTGGTGGCCTATCATCTTATACATGACAGCAAGTCCCATCATGCAGGTCACCCGGTGCCGGATAAGGGTCTTGGCTATGGCCTTAGGACTGATTTCTGCGAGCAGGACCAGAGAGGCACCGGTGTATAAGGCCCGGCAGAACAGCTCGTGCGGATGGGAGAACGAGGCAAACATGCAGAGGTGGACATCATCTGCGGTCATCTGAAAGGTCTCAACCGCAGATCGGGTGTTCCAATAGAGATGGGCATGGGTGCAGACGGCCCCTTTGGGAAAGCCGCTGGAACCGGTGGTGAAGTTAAGATAGGCGCCGTCTTCTGGCTGTTGGGCCAGCGGCGGGCAAGGGGGGTGCTCAATACAGGTGAGCCAGGGTGTCGCTTCCGGGTGCTCCGGTGTTTTCTGAACAGCTATGGCAGGCGCCTTATATGCCTGGATAAAGGTCCGCACCTCGGGTTGCACCGTTGATTCGTCCATAATGATGGCAGCGGGCTTGAGTGAGGTGATCATCTGCTCAATATGACCTGCACTTTCCAGGTAATTGATCGGACAGGCCAGCACCTTGATACTGCTTGCTGCCAAAAAGGAGAAGATCAGTTCCGGTCTTCTGGGGAGTAAGAGGCAGACCGTATCCCCTGGACTGAGGCCCTTTTTTCTCAGGAAGCCAGCCAGGTTTCTGACAATGCTTTGGCTCTCGGAAAAGGTGAAATTGCCCTCATAGGCGCGAATAAAGGTTTTATCCGGTGTCTTTTCTGCCCAAGAGCAGAGGGCTTGGTCCAGGGTCTGTGGATCGTCTGTCATCGGCATAGCAGATTGAGGGTCTTTGTGGGTTGGCGGTTTTGGAGAAGACAGTCTTTGCCTGTTTTTGAATTGGTTATTTGGTCACATGGTTGTTTCTTGACCGAAAACGAATAGATTATCAATGTACCACAGGCTGTTTCGACTGCAAATGGTATTTTGCTCGTGTTCAGGACATTGTGAATATCCAGCACACTTCAATAAGAAATAACAGAGGGGGCATTGTCGCCTCATTCCCTCTCAGAGATCTCCCGCAGCTTCTCCCGTAGCAGGGCATGTAACTCTGTCTCTGCCTGATCCCTGTCCGGCAGATAACTACTTTGCAATTTTTTAAAAAAACGATCACAGACCCGGCGTTCCTCCTTGGTCCAACCGCTGGTATACCCCTGTTTATCGTTTTCATCGTCCTCTGTCTCTGCTGCTGCCTCAGGGTAATCCCGACGACCATGGGCCCAGTTGGTGATATGGCTGTAATAGAGCAGGGCGCGGTCCAGCAGGATATAGAGCAGCTGGACATTGGTCACTGGCCCGACCTGAAGCTGCTGTTTATCCAATTTCATGCCCAGGAGGCGGGCACCGGTGAGCATCTCCTTTCCCTTCATGGCAGCCGCTGCTGCGCCAAAGGCCCCGCCAATGGCCGTAAAGACCCCAAAGCTGATGCCTGCAGCAAGGGTATCCAGCCCAGCACCCAGGGCGGCCCCACTGATGGCCCCGGCCATGGTCAGCTGATTGGCAGTCAGGCCCAGGAACTGCCAGGTCTTGGCAGCAAAGAGGTCCTGTTGCAGGATCGACTGCCCAGGCAGTTGCAGGTTAAAGATATTATGTTTGAATAACCTGCGGATCTGCTGATGGGCTGTCCGCTCCCGTTTGCTGACAAAGGCTGTATATTTCTTGTGCAGCTCCTTTTTCAGCTTTTCTTCATCGGCAACAGGCGGGCAGGCCACGGTCTTATGATAGAGCAGGCTCTCTGAGAGCATGGTCGTAAGCAGGGTCGCGGTCTGACGATTACGATTTTGCCAATCTGCCTGAAAGGCCTGGATGACCGAGGCAATAACCCCTTCCAGCTCCTGATCAATGGACTTGAGGCTGTTCAACAGGGCGATACGCTGACCATAGGTCGCTTTGTTTGAGTTGAACAGACGAACCGAGTTGAAATGCTTGCGAAATTCATTTTGCCAGCCCGCCAGGAAGCTACTCTCCTCGTCCTTACAGTTGATGATGGCCATGCGTGGTCTGCCGGTGAGGCGGAGGATCTCCATCTCTGCCCGGTCAATGTTGCGCAGCGGCCGGGAGCCATCCACCACAAAGATCAGACCTGCCCCGGCAGCAAGGGGGGCAAGCAGGGCGCAGTCGTCATGAAAGGCAGGATCGTCGCGATGGCTGCGGATGAAATCCGTGATCAGGTCCCGATCATCCCCTTGGTATTGTTGCATCCAGGCCAGGGTTTTGCGGGGATTTTGAAAGCCGGGCGTGTCAGTAAAACGGATTACCTCTTTATTATCGATAATCACTGGAAAGGTCCGACATTCCTTGGTCTCGCCAGGTACTGGACTGACCCGGACCGAATCGTCCTCGCTCAGGGTGGATAGGACAGAGGACTTGCCTTCATTAGGATGGCCGACAATGGCGAAGGTCGGGGGCGGAGATTGCAGGGACGGGGTGTTCATGATTTCACCAACGCAATGAGTTGCAGGCCAGGATCGCCCAGGGCGGCGGTCTTCAGCTGCCAGGTTTGCAGATGCTGTGGTTGGGTCGGAGTCAGGATGGTGTCCGAACGTGGTTTACCGATCAGGGTCAGGAGGATGACAGGCGCTGGTCCGATGGTTTGGCGCAGGCGACCGAGCCAGGAGAACAGCTCTTCAATGGGGGGTTGCCAGGCCTCAAGGAGGACGAGGATATCTTTGCTCTTGTCCTGTTCCATTATCCTTTGTATCGTGGTCAGCTCTTCTTCCTCGCTCTGCTCCAGGGTCCAGAAGGGCAGGCATTGGCTGAGTTCATATCCGAGACGGGCACGGACCTGTTGGCCCAGCGCGCTGGCTGAGCAATCAGGCAGGAGTTCCTCCGGGATCAGGGCGGTCAGAGGTGCAAGAGGAGCCTCGGAAAAAAAGGAGGGGGCCGGTGAATCAGGTTGTTGTTCCTGTCCGCTCTCCTGTCGCCTGCGAACTGGTTCCGTAGAGGGCTCCTTGGCTGGGCCCTTGCTTTCTTGACGGGCCGCAGTGGAGACCTGCGGGGTCTGCATCCGGTGCAGGATCTGACGCAAAGGGCCCTGCTGAAAATCTAACCTGGCCAGGTCCCGCTGCTGCTGTAAGCTGACCATGATCAGTAAGACCAAGCGGGGCAGCAGACCATAACAGAACACGGAGAGACAGAGAAAGGGCCACCAGGAGGTGAGATCTGCATTTATGAGGTGGTAGATCCCCTCTTTAAGGATCAGGCGAGAGCCTTCGATCTGACTGAGGCTGGGGATAAAGGAGTTGGGGAGCCAGGACCAGGGCAGGGCAATCCCATGCACCAGCTCATGTACGGAGGCAGGTGTGACCTGTAAGGTGCTCTGCCAGCCAAAGGCCAGGTCCGCGCCAATGACCTTGAACAGGGTGGCTGCCAGCACGCCAATATTAAAACTGACCCCAAAGACCTGCACTATGAGAAAGAAGGGGCGAAGAAAGACGAGACCGTAGCGCTGCCGGATCTGCCTGACGCTGGCGGCAGAGGCAGACCATTTGAGCCGGGTTTCCGCAGCGACCTTTTGCGAGGTCTTTTTCCTGACCCTGGCCATGAGCTTTTCCAGGAGGCCGGTAAAGAGACGGCGGAGGAGTCGGTAGAGCAGGGAGGCCTCTATGAAATTCTTGCCCTGGAGTTTACGGAAAAAGGCAGAGCCCACCAGCAGGAGGAAGAGAAAGGCCTGGGCAAGAACAAAGACCGTAAAATAGGCAGCCACGTTCACCGGTTCCTTGCCGGAATAGGCGAGAAAGGAGAAGGCCAACCCTCCTCCAGAGAAGAGACCGGTGAGCAGGGCAAGAGCAAAAAAAAGACAGAGCATCTCCTGCCAGGCGTGTCCGGGGAGAGCGATTTCTCCTTCCTCGGGGTGCAGGGCCTCCCGGCGGGAGGAGAGCCAGGATCGTAAGAGAGCTGGTGGCCTTGCTTCCTTGCTTGGAGAGGGGAGCTCAGTGTATATCTGCCGGTCACGGGCAGCAAGGCGGTCCAAATCCTCGCCCTCATCATGATTGAGGAGGAATTCCAGGTCAATAAGGTCTGCGATATTCCAGAGTTTCTTCATACACGATATGCTCGTTGATGACAACGGCAAGAATTGATGTATTGCGCAGGATAGCCAAGGTACTTCGGGATGCTGTTCTTGTCTGGTGCTATGATACCAGAATTTGTTGAGTTGTGCATCCGTGGAGCCCCCTGGATTCAAATAAGAGATAAGGAGAGTACCTCTATCAGGATGCGGCAGCAGGAAGGGAAGGGGGAAAAGAGGTGAACCTGCTGCGGGCAGGTTCACTTATGAGAGCAGAATTTGTGGGGTGTTTTTAATAAGGACGTTTTATTACCCGAGTAGGATCCTCGAAATCCTTACACAAGGGATGCCCTGGAAAGTCGTTCTTCAGGTAGATCCTGCGCATGTCTGGGTGATGAGTAAAGCGGACGCCGAACATGTCGTAGACCTCACGTTCATGCCATTCCGCCCCAACATAGAGATCAGAGATGGTTTCTATCTCAGCACCATCCTCGTCTTTTTCCACCTGACAGCGAAGGAAAACTTTATGACCGCCTTCAACCGAGAGGAGATGCACCACAATGTCAAAATATTCTTTCCAGTCCACACAGGTAAGCTGAAGCAACATCTCAAGTCCAAGCTCTTTTTCATCCTTCAGGTATTGCACAACCTCTCTGTACAGCTCTTTTGGGATAACCAGATCAAGGTCATAGTCCGTGCCCAGCTCAGCTACTTGTTTCGGGGTCGCATCCGGGTGATCATGGACTGTGATTTCCGGGAACTTCTTTTGGAGGGTCTGGAGCAGCGACCAATTACTGATGCCCTTTGCCGTTGGTTTTCGTCGGGCAGGGGAGGGCAGCTTTTCCTTTTTCAGGCGAATAGGCCTGGGGGGCTTGTAATCAGGATTTTCTCGTTTAAATTGTTCCCTGGCCTCTGCCATCTCCTGATCCTTTTTTTCCTCCAGAGTAGCCCATTCTTTCTCTGTCGCTGTAAAGGTGTCAAGGAATGGGCTATTGACCAGTTCACCGATCTCCCAGGGAATCTCACGACCTTCCTTTTTGATCTTTTCCTGCAGCTGCATGATGCCATAGAACAAGGCCTCTGGTCGGGGAGGACAGCCTGGAATATGGACATCCACGGGCACTATACGGTCCGCACCCTTCACCACTGCGTATGAGTCATAATAAAAGGGGCCACCGGAGATGGTACAGGAGCCCATGGCAATAACATATTTGGGAGCAGGCATCTGCTCATACAGGGTGATGAGGTTTTTAGCCATCTTTTCCACAACAGTCCCTGCCAGGATGATCAGGTCAGCCTGACGGGCACTGGCCCGGGCCACCTCAACACCGAAACGGGCCCAGTCGTGTCGTGATGCACCGGTGGCCATCATCTCGATAGCACAACAGGAGGTACCGTAGAGCAGGGGCCAGAGGGAATTTGCCCGTCCCCAAGCCACCAACAGCTCGACAGAACGGGCTAAGCTGTTACCACCAGGGAGCTTTGCTGCGATTTTTCCTGCCTGATGGGCAAGGACAGAGGATTCGTTTGCCATTGTTACTCCCATACCAAAACCCCCTTACGCCATGCATAGAGCAGACCTGAAAAAAGAACACAGATAAACGCGGAGAGTTCTATGAAAACAAGCTGATGTGTTATGCCTGCAATTTCGCCGTTCACCACCGCCCTGAAGATCTTTACGCAGGGGAAGAGAAACAGGGATTCGATGTCAAAGAGAAGAAAGAGTAGGGCAAAGATGTAGTAGGCCACTTTGAAGCGGATATGTGCGCCACCAATGGGGGCCTCTGAGCATTCAAAGGGCTGTAATTTGAGCTCAGTATCTGGGGTGCGGAATGCAAGCAGTTTTGACAAGCCAATAACGCCACCGACAAAGATAGCGCCAAGGAATGCCGTGAATCCGATGATTATGTAGCTGTCCATGATACGACTGTGTCGCCTCCTGTGTTTGCCCTGTTGAGCAGATGCCTCTTGTGATTTCAGAGCAGGTTGTGACCTGTCCTGTTGATGGTATGAAATATAAAAATTCGTTCATCTAGTGAAGAGCAAATCGGCCCTCTTGTCAAGGAGAATCCGACGGCACCCCTGAATGAATTTTTTTTGTCTTATTCAGTAGTCGGATAGCCGTCAGGGGTGAGACAATCTTGTCAGAAAGATGACACGGGGCTTCTATATTGTCATGGAAGTGTTACAGTCAGCGCAAGAGAAAATACTTTCTATTTTTTGGCTGTGCTCATATCAATCAGCATATGTTCCATCATGCCCAGGAGCTCTTTCAAGGTCTCGCTCTCTTGCGCACTGATGCAGAGGCCATTTTTTACCTGGGAGGGGAGGTTGTCACGCACCAGATCTATCTTATTATACACACGCAGACAAGGGATCTTGTCGAGCTCAAGTTTTCGCAAAAGCTCTTCCACGACTCGGGCCTGTTCCTTCCATGCCTGATTTGAAATATCAATGATATGGAGCAAGAGATCTGCTTCAAAGAGCTCCTCAAGGGTCGACTCAAAGGCCTTGAGAAGTTCTGCGGGCAGCTGCCGGATAAATCCTACCGTATCTGTGATAATGACCTCGGTGTCCTCGGGAAAACGAAGGCGTCGAGAGGTGGGGTCAAGGGTGGCAAAGAGCATGTCTTCGGCCTGGATATGGGAATGGGTGAGGGTGTTGAGCAGGGTGGATTTGCCTGCATTGGTGTAGCCGACCAGAGAAACCACTGGCACATCGTGTTTGCGCCGGCGGTTTCGACGATGATAGCGTTGTTTGCCCACGGCTTTAAGCTCCTTGGCCAAGCGGGCAATGCGGTCATTGATCCGGCGGCGATCGATTTCCAGTTTTGTTTCACCTGGCCCTCGGGCCCCTATGCCACCGGTGAGTCGGGAAAGGGCATCGTCCTTGGTGGTCAGCATAGGGAGCATGTACTTGAGCTGGGCCATCTCTATCTGGAGCTTCCCCTCCCGGGAGCGGGCCCGGGAGGCAAAGATGTCAAGGATCAGCTGGGTGCGGTCGATGACCCGCAGGTCCGTATTGTTGGTGACTGAGCGGACCTGGGATGGACTCAGCTCCTGATCAAAGATGAGCAGGTTGGCCCCATTGCGGAGGCTCATCAGAACAATATCGATCAGCTTGCCGCGTCCGAGGATGAAACGGGGATGCAGTTGGCGCCGGCGCTGAATAACCCGATCAACTACCTGTACCCCTGCTGCCCGTGCCAGTTCAGAGAGCTCAATCATGGAGTCTTCGGCCTCAGCCCTGGAGCCTGTACCGACGGAAATCAGGATTGCCCGATCATGCCCTTTGTCAACGGTGCGAATTGGCCGTGTTTTGGAAAATTCCTGCTCAATGCCTTCGATCAGAGCAAGGCAGGATTGCTGCTGGGCTGCCGGATGGACCGGTTCAAGGAGGTGCCAGTCCCGTTCGTCTCTTGGCTCTGGAATGAGATGCGCCGTATGGAGGAGGTCTGGATAGCCATCCTTCATGGTCAACACAGATATCATGTCCAGCCGCAGACAGGCCATATCCATGATGTCCTCCTCATTGGGTCCGGTGTCGCTGAAGCTGGTATGGACACAGCGGAGCCCGCGTAAGCGACCGCCTGCGGAGCGGATTTTGTTCAGAACCGGTATCTCGATCCGGTTGTAATCGCCCAGGATAACGAATTCCACCTTGCCGGACCTGTGAATGATGAGGCCTATCTGGCGATTGAGTTCCGTGGAGAGGGACGTCATAGCACGGGCCAGATCCCGTCCGATAATTTCATCCGGGCTGACTTTTTTTTGCCCCAGGCGTTCCAGTTGCCGGAGCTGTTTTGTCTTGAGTCCTGATTTATTGCCGATGATACTGATAACGTTTCCTCCTCTTAGTTATGATGCGGAAGTGGCCATCTTGCTGATGGAAACAGCGCCTATATCATATGGCTATATCATATAAGGCACATTATACCTTTATTTTCTGTTTTCTGGCATGAAAAATGAGCTTCACTGCTGATGGATGGGAGGACCCTTTTCTGCCTGGCAGAGAAAACCAAAAGATCTTGGGAAATACGTTGCGTATTTTTTTTTTTTATTGTCATAATAGATTAAAAATAATGTTTCTGTCATGGAAAAATGGCTGTCCGAAGGGTGTGCTATAGTCCTGTGCGGTTCTGTGTACTCCTCTATGTTGCTTCTTCTCTCCTTTGTTACAGGGGAGTTTTTTGTCGGTTAGCCAGACGGATCTGTACACCTCAGACGTATCAATATATCACAAATGGGACTTCCAAGAGTAATTTTCCGGGTCTGCGAAACAAATAACTGCCCGAAATATCAGTATGGAGATGCATTTACCGTTTCCGGGGTAGCCATCATGATGGAAACTGACGGAGACAGTTCTTTTGTCTGTACGACAGCTGTCTACTCGAACCAGAACAGAGATAATTGCGAAATACTCTATGGCGACTTGGTCAAAATCGTTATTAAGTATGAGCGGGCTGATCAGATTCCAGACTGTCTCATTGCCTGTTCCGGTTGCGTGGGCACCATTCGTCTTGAGCATTCCACCAAGCATCCTTTTGCCTTAGAACATGACAACCTGCAGAGGCAGGGTAAGGAAATGGGCCCTGTGCTCAGTAAAGTAAGTAAGTTTTCTTTTTTCCGTAATATTAGTCCTAAAAATCTTGCTGAAATTATCCAGAGCGCTAAGCTCCAAGCCTATAAAAAAGATGAAATTGTTTTGCGCAAGGGAGAGCAGGGGGAAAATCTGTACATTGTAATTAATGGGAAGATCAATGTCTTGAATGAGGCAGGGATTTCTATTTCAACCCTTGGGGAAGGTGAGGTCTTTGGTGAGATGAGCCTTATCTGTGATCAGGAGGTTGGTTCAACGATCCAGGCCGCTGGAGATGTGCAGATATTGAGTATCCATCGCAAGAATTTTCAATTTATCATGGATAAATATCCTTCCTTGCATAGATATTTCAATCGACTGCTTGCCCAGAGACTTGCTCAGTCAAATCAGATCCGTTCTGACGAATATGCCTCAGGGATGATCGGTAAGTTAGAGGAAATCCCACCTGAGGCCCTGTTCCAAACCCTGCATGCCAATGCCAAGACAGGTATTCTGACTATTACTGAGGTCTCTGAAGGGACGGCCCGGTTTTCTCTGCGGCAAGGGGCCCTGATCAAGGCCTCCTATGCAGGTCTTAAAGGTAAGCATGCTTTTTTTAAAATACTCCGTGAGAAAAAAGGCCGTTTTAAGTTTAATCCCGGTCTGTCTTCTGGTGATTTCGATGCGCCGGAAATTGGTTATTTCATGAAGTTGCTCATGGAGGGGCTCCAGCATATGGATGAGCTGAGGGATGAGGAAGAGAAAGGCAATAAGTCGTAAACAGTGGTTACGGCCCGAGTCGTGCAAAAAGGAAGAAACAGCGCATGCAGGACATGAGTGCTGATCAGTCAGCTCAATACGCCCTAAAGGGGTCTTTTGTCCAGATCCGTTCTGAGAGGAAAAAGAAGAGCTATCTCATCGGTGGGATAGCTCTTTTTTGCTGCCTGGTTGCGCTTACAGGATGCCGACATAGGGTTCAGCAAAATCCACAGCCGGAGCCTGTGCCGCCGAAACAGTATCCCAGCGGATCAACAAGGCAAAGTGAGGCCCGTTCCCCGCAATGGTGGCTCTCGTTCAATGATCCCCTCCTTAGTCAATATATTGAGAAGGCATTGGGCGCTAATTTCACCCTGAAAGAAGGGGCGGCTCGTCTTAAACAGACAGGCCTTGTTGCCCAGCAGGTGGATGCGGATCAATATCCCGCTCTGGACGCTGGACTTCAGGGCAATACGGATTGGGAAGACAATGACCTGGTGTTTTCTGAGCGTATCGGCGTGACCTTTTCCTGGGAAGCCGATCTTTGGGGCAGGCTTGCCGCTGCCAGCCAGGCTGCCGCTCTGGATAGCCAGGCGGAAAAAGAGGCCCTTGCCGAGCTCTCTTTGGCCCTGAGTCTTGAGGTCGCGCAGGCCTATTATGAGCTCATTGAGCAAAGCCTGCTTTGGGACTTGATCCAACGGCAGATCGCTGTCGATACAACGAGCCATGATTTGGTCAAACTTCGTTTTGCCAACGGGACTGTCTCTTCGGCGGATGTCCTTCAGCAGGAAGAACTCCTGGCCTCAGTCAAGGCCCAGCTCCCACCGATTCAGGCTCGCCTTATTGTTCTTCGCCATCGTCTTCATATCCTCCAGGGCCGTATGCCGGACAGTAAGGTCCTGCCTGTGGCCAAGGTCCTGCCCGAGATTCCGCCTCTGCCTGTTCTTGGTATTCCAGCGGATCTCTTGCTTCATCGTCCAGATCTGCGCAAATTGGGGCAAGAGGTGGCCGCAGCGGATTATCGGGTTGCCGAGGCTGCTGCGGAGCGGCTGCCCAGCCTGAAGTTGGGTGCTTCAGCTGCCCTGAGCAGTGGTGATCTTCTTCTTTCCATCTTTGCCGAGGCCCTGGCCACGGTCCTGGACTGGGACCAGAGGAAAAACGAGGTGGAGCGCCGTAAGGCCCAGGTCGAGGAGAAAATGGCGGCCTGGGCCCAGGCCTATCTTGAGGCGGTGGAAGAGGTGGAAAACTTCCTGAGCCAGGAACAGGAGCAGGGAAAACTCATCATTGCCCTTCAGGAACAGCTCCGGGTGGCAGAGGCCCTTTTGGAGCAGACCCGTAACCGCTACCTGCATGGGGTAACCGATTATTTGCCGGTACTCACCGCCCTGGTTTCTGTTCAAAAGCTGGAGCGTTCCCTGATCCGACAGCAGTGGGAGCAGCTCAACTCGCGTCTCCAACTCTATCATGCCCTGGGCGGCAGCCCGGTCGCCCTCCATTCTTTTGCATCTTTGCCCTAATCTTCCCTCATCCATGAAAGTCATTCTGAAAGCGCTCTTGTCGTTGCTGATCCTTGCCGTTGCAGCTGGCGTGGCCTGGCATTTTTATACCCATAAGCCCCGACCCAAGAAGGCCCGCCCGCAACGAGCCATTCCCCTGGTCCAGGCCATTACGGTCCAGCCAGGCACAGAGCCTGTGGCCTTTGAGGCCTCGGGTACGGTGATGCCAGCGAGAAGGCTTGTGGTGAGCAGTGAAGTTGAAGGGCGCATTCTGCAACAGAACACGAATCTCGTGCCGGGTGGTATTATCAGGAAGGATGATCTGCTTATCCGCCTTGATGACCGGGATTATCGTTTTCAGGTTCGAGAGCGCCAGGCCGAGTTGGCTACAGCAGAATATGAGCTTGCCGTGGAGCAGGGCAAGCAGGTTATTGCCCGTCAGGAATGGCAGATCCTGGCCAAGGAGATGAACAAGGCCCAGGCGAACCGGGATCTGGCCCTGCGCAAGCCCCATCTTCGCCATGTACAGGCCCAGATTGCCGCAGCAAAGGCGCGTTTGGAGGCAGCTCAGCTGGCTGAAGCGCGGACAAGCATTCGGGCCCCCTTTACCGCTATTGTCCTGGAAGAAGAGGTGGAAAAGGGCCAGTTTATCGGGAGACAGGTCGATATTGCCACCCTTGCAGCGACTGAGACCTTTTGGGTCCAGGTGGCAGTGCCCCTCTTTCTCCTGGAGCGCATCCGGTTTCCTGATCAGGCGGGGCAGCAGGGAAGCAAGGTGGAGATCATCTTAGACCGAGGGCAGGGAAGCCGCCCTCTGCTCCGGGAAGGGAGGGTTTACAGCCTGCTGGCTGATCTTGCTCCCAAGGGACGTATGGCCCGGCTGCTGGTTAACCTGCCTGATCCGCTTTGTCTTGGGACGGAGGAGATGGCAGAGGAGGTCAAGGCCTCCTGTGCGCCAGAGGAGAAGATCCTTTTGGACAGCTTTGTCCGGGTGCGGATAGATGCAGGGCAGCTGGAACAGGTTCTTGTCCTGCCAGCAAAGGCCCTGCGCGAGGGCAACCGTCTCTGGGTGGTCAATGCAGAGGGGCTGCTCTCTTTCAGAGAGGCCCAGGTCCGCTGGCGGCGGGTGGATGAAGTCCT is from Candidatus Electrothrix sp. GW3-4 and encodes:
- a CDS encoding L,D-transpeptidase family protein produces the protein MSFPKFLAVACPGLVVFFLLSFSSGLAHIDEEAEDTVPSIPATDMQPLQQNLFWLLENNPSVRFSLIIQQQKASQELDAFLYTFYQENTFVPYWVTEYGPTRRAHILLSVLRRVDEEGLNLERYRITELTTLLVSRETKDLAQLDLMLTFALYTYLGDMLEGAAAPCLLEPNLFAAARLTIANRHAMLRQAVNVPDLRHFLKNLSPHHYDYQSLKKTLASYRKLAEQGGWPEIPAGQVLRPGMTDPRLRVLAERLFITGDLKDFSIIPPPPLIALPRPFPGPVAVSEQIVLREALLPPAWWSVPAALPASPLLYSQAMFRAVQHFQQRYNLEQDGVIGKMTLEALNLPVKDHIQKIILNMERWRWLPHQLEGRRILVNIAGFRLVGMNDRTVEITMPVIVGKVQHKTPIFNHVMTYIEVNPYWNIPPSIARNEIVAKVLENPFYLREQRIRIFADWQEGASEVMPESIDWASIGRGINQFHLRQEPGPGNALGTIKFMFPNNNNVYMHDTPTHSLFKRAKRAFSHGCIRLSRPLDFADYILKNDYQMVSREQLKAQITSKERKVFVLNQPLPVHLIYRTSRVDRKTGTAYFYDDIYGRDARLAEALFPDQEIKCRFSY
- a CDS encoding class I adenylate-forming enzyme family protein encodes the protein MTDDPQTLDQALCSWAEKTPDKTFIRAYEGNFTFSESQSIVRNLAGFLRKKGLSPGDTVCLLLPRRPELIFSFLAASSIKVLACPINYLESAGHIEQMITSLKPAAIIMDESTVQPEVRTFIQAYKAPAIAVQKTPEHPEATPWLTCIEHPPCPPLAQQPEDGAYLNFTTGSSGFPKGAVCTHAHLYWNTRSAVETFQMTADDVHLCMFASFSHPHELFCRALYTGASLVLLAEISPKAIAKTLIRHRVTCMMGLAVMYKMIGHHCKKLTFPCLRIAESGGMVTDQEIHNNFLNAFGIPILSVWGSTETTGIALANTPDQYRTDGSMGKPCPYYQVRLVDEEGKEIAAGETGELIFSGPAVFSGYHNSTEFPGREGWYYSGDLAQKDEEGFFRFIERKNGMIKVAGLKVYPLQVELVLQQHPAVKEVAVIGVTEKRRGCVPKAFITPEENTVLDMEELESYCRQRLASYMVPREIQLVEALPKIGSGKINKKMLLANPEFPLPAPAL
- a CDS encoding GTPase/DUF3482 domain-containing protein — encoded protein: MNTPSLQSPPPTFAIVGHPNEGKSSVLSTLSEDDSVRVSPVPGETKECRTFPVIIDNKEVIRFTDTPGFQNPRKTLAWMQQYQGDDRDLITDFIRSHRDDPAFHDDCALLAPLAAGAGLIFVVDGSRPLRNIDRAEMEILRLTGRPRMAIINCKDEESSFLAGWQNEFRKHFNSVRLFNSNKATYGQRIALLNSLKSIDQELEGVIASVIQAFQADWQNRNRQTATLLTTMLSESLLYHKTVACPPVADEEKLKKELHKKYTAFVSKRERTAHQQIRRLFKHNIFNLQLPGQSILQQDLFAAKTWQFLGLTANQLTMAGAISGAALGAGLDTLAAGISFGVFTAIGGAFGAAAAAMKGKEMLTGARLLGMKLDKQQLQVGPVTNVQLLYILLDRALLYYSHITNWAHGRRDYPEAAAETEDDENDKQGYTSGWTKEERRVCDRFFKKLQSSYLPDRDQAETELHALLREKLREISERE
- a CDS encoding DUF2868 domain-containing protein — protein: MKKLWNIADLIDLEFLLNHDEGEDLDRLAARDRQIYTELPSPSKEARPPALLRSWLSSRREALHPEEGEIALPGHAWQEMLCLFFALALLTGLFSGGGLAFSFLAYSGKEPVNVAAYFTVFVLAQAFLFLLLVGSAFFRKLQGKNFIEASLLYRLLRRLFTGLLEKLMARVRKKTSQKVAAETRLKWSASAASVRQIRQRYGLVFLRPFFLIVQVFGVSFNIGVLAATLFKVIGADLAFGWQSTLQVTPASVHELVHGIALPWSWLPNSFIPSLSQIEGSRLILKEGIYHLINADLTSWWPFLCLSVFCYGLLPRLVLLIMVSLQQQRDLARLDFQQGPLRQILHRMQTPQVSTAARQESKGPAKEPSTEPVRRRQESGQEQQPDSPAPSFFSEAPLAPLTALIPEELLPDCSASALGQQVRARLGYELSQCLPFWTLEQSEEEELTTIQRIMEQDKSKDILVLLEAWQPPIEELFSWLGRLRQTIGPAPVILLTLIGKPRSDTILTPTQPQHLQTWQLKTAALGDPGLQLIALVKS